A stretch of Pseudorhodobacter turbinis DNA encodes these proteins:
- a CDS encoding NAD(P)-dependent oxidoreductase produces the protein MAKLAFLGLGVMGAPMAGHLLAKGHEVTVYNRTAAKAQAWVEAHGGRMAATPREAAEGQDFVMACVGNDDDLRGVCLGDDGAFAGMSKGAIFVDHTTVSAQVTREMHAAAAELGIGFVDAPVSGGQAGAENGVLSVMCGGDEGQYAAAELVISAYAKICKRLGDSGAGQIAKMMNQICIAGLVQGLAEALAFGQKAGMDNEAVIEVIAGGAAGSWQMANRHKTMLEDHFTHGFAVDWMRKDLGICLATANEIGASLPVTALVDQFYKDVQNMGGGRWDTSSLIKRLK, from the coding sequence ATGGCAAAACTGGCGTTTTTGGGCTTGGGTGTGATGGGCGCACCGATGGCGGGGCATCTATTGGCCAAAGGGCATGAGGTGACGGTCTATAACCGCACCGCCGCCAAGGCACAGGCTTGGGTGGAGGCGCATGGCGGACGTATGGCAGCTACCCCGCGCGAGGCCGCAGAGGGACAAGATTTTGTGATGGCCTGCGTTGGCAACGATGATGATCTGCGCGGCGTATGTCTTGGCGATGACGGCGCTTTTGCGGGCATGTCGAAGGGGGCGATTTTTGTGGATCACACCACCGTGTCGGCGCAAGTCACCCGTGAGATGCATGCAGCGGCGGCAGAACTGGGGATCGGCTTTGTCGATGCGCCGGTTTCTGGCGGGCAGGCGGGGGCTGAAAACGGTGTGCTCTCGGTGATGTGTGGTGGGGACGAGGGGCAATATGCCGCGGCAGAGCTTGTCATTTCCGCCTATGCCAAGATTTGCAAACGGCTGGGCGACAGCGGCGCTGGGCAGATCGCCAAGATGATGAACCAGATTTGCATCGCCGGTTTGGTGCAAGGCTTGGCAGAGGCGCTGGCCTTTGGACAAAAAGCCGGAATGGACAATGAGGCCGTGATCGAGGTGATCGCTGGCGGGGCTGCGGGATCTTGGCAAATGGCCAACCGGCACAAGACCATGCTGGAGGATCACTTTACCCACGGGTTTGCTGTGGACTGGATGCGCAAGGATCTGGGCATTTGTCTGGCCACCGCGAATGAGATCGGCGCAAGCCTGCCGGTTACGGCGCTGGTCGATCAGTTCTATAAGGATGTGCAGAACATGGGCGGCGGGCGTTGGGATACGTCCAGCTTAATCAAGCGCCTTAAGTAA
- a CDS encoding HAD family hydrolase: MRTVVFDLDGTLADTSADLIAAANACFEGVGHGSPLGVAQDALTAFGGGRAMLRLGASRLGLDWDEAQIDAQYPVLLEAYAGAIAVHSTIYPGAVAAVNSLRAAGFSTAICTNKPERLAVALCDQLGISGLFGALLGADTLPVRKPDPQHYFETVARVGGTAARSLLIGDTITDRDTARAAGVPIVLVGFGPEGAGVSRLEPDALLDHYDDLPALVEHLIPA; this comes from the coding sequence ATGCGCACGGTGGTTTTTGATCTGGATGGCACGCTAGCCGATACCAGTGCTGATTTGATCGCTGCGGCGAATGCCTGTTTTGAGGGCGTGGGCCATGGCAGCCCTTTGGGTGTGGCACAGGATGCGCTGACGGCCTTTGGCGGCGGGCGCGCGATGCTGCGGCTTGGGGCTTCTCGTTTGGGCTTGGATTGGGATGAGGCGCAGATAGATGCGCAATATCCCGTGTTGCTTGAGGCTTATGCTGGCGCGATTGCCGTCCATAGCACAATTTACCCGGGCGCGGTGGCGGCTGTGAACAGCTTGCGTGCGGCTGGATTTTCCACCGCGATTTGCACCAATAAACCCGAACGCCTTGCGGTGGCGCTTTGCGATCAGCTTGGGATTTCGGGCCTGTTCGGTGCACTTTTGGGGGCGGATACCCTGCCTGTGCGCAAACCCGACCCGCAACATTATTTTGAAACCGTGGCCCGCGTTGGTGGAACGGCGGCGCGGTCCTTGTTGATTGGCGACACAATCACCGACCGCGACACCGCACGGGCGGCAGGTGTGCCGATTGTGCTGGTGGGCTTTGGCCCCGAAGGTGCGGGTGTTTCGCGGCTTGAACCCGATGCGCTGCTGGATCATTATGACGATCTGCCCGCGCTTGTAGAGCACCTTATACCGGCCTAG
- a CDS encoding penicillin acylase family protein, producing MITAFRWLSRILLVLLALTAMALLIAYFFLSRSLPDYSEDFVTDSISAEVEIVRNNANVPHIFGQSDPDVYFALGFAHAQDRLWQMTMLRRTVQGRLSEVFGERTLKIDELMRRYDLYSLASQSVAAQDDATKAALTAYASGVNAWIGEVNDKARGRGAPEFFFFSNQIAAWQPADSIALIKLMALQLSGQLEAEVLRARTSMLLPQARLHDILPDALGSGITALPDYADMMPNPPPGGFPQRVAYDPLSPFRSGAFAGASNAWAAAPERSAAGGALLANDPHLAFTAPTLWYLARMELQSGGVIGATIPGIPAILIGRSDALGWGLTSSYLDDQDVVMERINPDNNQQYAGADGWQDFETRRSIIKVKERDPVTITLRWSEAGPVLPGSHYNLATVTPPGHVAALSWTALSAQDTSMTAAMRLMQARSVPEAIEAGRLFIAPAQNLMLADRDGIAFQLIGAVPNRNPAHATQGRMPSLGDDPRNRWNGMQEYAKNLQVLDPSSGLLGNTNNKTTDAAFPDNISFTWGDTHRIQRWLTLMKTREVHTRESFIEAQLDTVSPIARAILPLIGAELWFTETPSPEGTPERMRENALHLLAEWNGEMNEHLPEPLIYAAWLRALQERLIRDELGPLANEFTHPDPVFIERVFRNTDGAEKWCDILQSAAIETCADIARVSLDEALLTLSERYGRNIETWRWGDAHEATHDHPVLGNVPALRYFVNLRQSTSGGDSTLMRGRTSGMDPDPFQNVHGAGYRGVYDFADPDSSVFILSTGQSGHPLSRHYDDLGVLWRRGEYIPMSLDPELARAAAVGITHISPR from the coding sequence ATGATTACTGCCTTTCGTTGGCTCAGCCGCATCCTTCTTGTGCTTTTGGCCCTTACGGCTATGGCGCTGCTGATTGCCTATTTCTTTTTGTCCCGCTCCCTGCCTGATTATTCAGAAGACTTCGTCACAGACAGCATCAGCGCCGAGGTAGAGATCGTGCGCAACAACGCCAATGTGCCGCATATCTTTGGGCAGTCGGACCCGGATGTGTATTTCGCGCTTGGCTTTGCTCATGCGCAGGACCGCTTGTGGCAGATGACAATGCTGCGCCGCACCGTTCAGGGCCGCCTGTCCGAGGTTTTTGGCGAGCGCACCTTAAAAATTGACGAGCTGATGCGGCGCTATGATCTTTACTCCCTCGCATCTCAATCCGTCGCGGCACAGGATGATGCGACCAAAGCCGCGCTAACCGCCTATGCCAGCGGCGTTAACGCCTGGATCGGAGAGGTCAACGACAAGGCCCGGGGGCGTGGCGCGCCGGAGTTTTTCTTTTTCTCCAACCAGATCGCCGCATGGCAGCCCGCCGATAGCATCGCCTTGATCAAGCTCATGGCCTTGCAGCTTTCGGGTCAACTTGAGGCAGAGGTGTTGCGCGCCCGCACCTCTATGCTGTTGCCACAGGCACGGTTGCACGACATTTTGCCCGATGCGCTGGGGAGCGGCATAACGGCCCTGCCCGATTACGCCGACATGATGCCCAATCCACCGCCCGGCGGCTTTCCGCAGCGCGTGGCTTATGATCCACTGTCGCCGTTTCGGTCGGGCGCTTTTGCCGGTGCCTCCAACGCATGGGCCGCGGCCCCTGAACGCTCTGCCGCGGGGGGCGCGCTTTTGGCCAATGATCCGCATCTGGCCTTTACCGCGCCGACCCTGTGGTATCTGGCGCGGATGGAACTGCAAAGCGGCGGCGTTATCGGGGCCACCATTCCCGGCATTCCCGCCATTCTTATCGGGCGTTCCGATGCGCTGGGGTGGGGGCTGACGTCATCCTATCTGGACGATCAGGATGTGGTGATGGAACGCATCAACCCTGACAATAACCAGCAATACGCAGGCGCCGATGGCTGGCAAGATTTTGAGACGCGCCGCTCCATTATCAAGGTGAAGGAGCGCGATCCCGTTACCATCACCCTGCGCTGGTCCGAGGCGGGGCCGGTCTTGCCGGGCAGCCATTACAACCTTGCCACCGTCACCCCCCCCGGCCATGTCGCCGCCCTGTCTTGGACGGCGCTTTCGGCGCAAGATACCTCCATGACGGCAGCGATGCGCCTGATGCAGGCGCGGTCAGTGCCCGAGGCGATCGAGGCGGGGCGGCTGTTTATCGCACCAGCACAGAACCTCATGCTGGCAGACCGCGACGGGATCGCCTTTCAGTTGATCGGGGCCGTTCCCAACCGCAACCCCGCACACGCAACCCAAGGGCGTATGCCCAGCCTTGGCGATGATCCGCGCAACCGCTGGAACGGGATGCAGGAATACGCGAAAAACCTGCAAGTGCTGGACCCCTCTTCGGGGCTGCTGGGCAATACCAACAATAAAACCACCGATGCCGCCTTCCCCGATAACATCAGCTTTACATGGGGCGATACCCACCGCATCCAGCGCTGGTTGACCCTGATGAAAACCCGCGAGGTCCACACCCGCGAAAGCTTTATCGAGGCGCAGCTTGATACGGTCTCGCCCATCGCGCGCGCCATCCTGCCGCTGATCGGCGCAGAGCTGTGGTTCACCGAGACCCCTTCCCCTGAAGGCACACCGGAACGGATGCGTGAAAACGCGCTGCACCTGCTTGCCGAATGGAACGGCGAGATGAACGAGCATCTGCCCGAGCCGCTGATCTATGCGGCTTGGCTGCGCGCACTGCAAGAACGCTTGATCCGGGATGAGCTTGGTCCCTTGGCCAATGAATTCACCCACCCCGATCCGGTGTTTATCGAACGCGTGTTCCGCAATACCGACGGTGCCGAAAAATGGTGTGACATCCTGCAATCGGCCGCCATTGAAACCTGCGCCGATATCGCGCGGGTGTCCCTGGATGAGGCGCTTTTGACCCTGTCAGAGCGTTACGGCCGCAACATCGAGACATGGCGCTGGGGCGATGCCCATGAGGCCACGCATGACCATCCGGTGTTGGGCAATGTGCCCGCGTTGCGTTATTTTGTGAACCTGCGCCAATCGACCAGCGGCGGCGACAGCACCTTGATGCGCGGGCGCACCTCGGGGATGGACCCCGACCCGTTCCAGAATGTGCATGGTGCCGGCTATCGCGGGGTCTATGATTTCGCCGATCCTGACAGTTCGGTGTTTATCCTGTCCACGGGGCAGTCGGGCCATCCACTGTCACGCCATTATGATGATCTGGGCGTGTTGTGGCGGCGCGGTGAATATATCCCAATGTCGCTTGATCCCGAATTGGCACGGGCGGCGGCGGTTGGTATCACCCATATCTCGCCGCGCTAA
- a CDS encoding twin-arginine translocation pathway signal, which yields MTILNRRVFLGASASALALGGCANGVGGTGGPRMDSRVDATRDFLFSRYPGTRDLAQKAFGVLYMPLMTEAGFGIGAAYGKGALRINDVTVDYYSATRATIGLQIGAQQYAHALFFMTEAALGDFRRASGWAASADIRYATPNEGASIGKETTEYAPVIAFVFGQSGLILGATLAGSKYSRIIP from the coding sequence ATGACAATTTTGAACAGACGGGTTTTCCTTGGGGCATCTGCCTCGGCGCTTGCGCTTGGCGGCTGTGCGAATGGCGTTGGCGGAACGGGCGGGCCCCGGATGGACAGTCGTGTTGATGCGACCCGTGACTTCCTGTTCTCGCGCTATCCCGGCACACGTGATCTGGCGCAAAAGGCGTTTGGCGTGCTGTACATGCCATTGATGACCGAGGCCGGCTTTGGCATTGGTGCCGCTTATGGCAAAGGTGCGTTGCGCATCAATGATGTAACGGTGGATTATTACTCTGCCACACGCGCCACGATTGGTTTGCAGATCGGCGCGCAGCAATATGCCCACGCGTTGTTCTTCATGACTGAGGCTGCTTTGGGTGATTTCCGCCGTGCCTCTGGCTGGGCCGCAAGCGCCGATATCCGCTATGCCACCCCGAATGAGGGGGCAAGCATCGGCAAAGAGACCACCGAATATGCGCCGGTCATTGCCTTTGTCTTTGGACAGTCGGGTCTTATTCTTGGGGCAACCCTTGCCGGGTCCAAATACTCGCGCATCATCCCATAA
- the glmU gene encoding bifunctional UDP-N-acetylglucosamine diphosphorylase/glucosamine-1-phosphate N-acetyltransferase GlmU produces MSVSLIVLAAGKGTRMNSDLPKVLHRIGAAPLLHHALQAGLALDPAQVVVVTGHGASQVEKSARAFDDGVEVVLQAEQLGTGHAVAQAAPLLANASGDAIVLYGDTPFVRVETLQAMLDARAHHAVVVLGFEAADPGRYGRLITTGDTLDRIVEFKDATDEERTITLCNSGVICAEASVLFDLVAQVGNENASGEYYLTDIVALARAKGLSAGVVQCDEAETLGINTRAELAHAEAAFQARMRDQAVENGVTLYDPATTYFALDTVIGRDTTIGPNVVFGPRVTIESGAEIAAFCHLEGCHISRGATVGPFARLRPGAELAEDVHVGNFVEIKNTVLDEGVKVGHLTYLGDAHVGERTNIGAGTITCNYDGANKHRTEIGPRSFIGSNTMLVAPVTVGRDAMTASGSVITANVPAEALAVARARQENKPGLAARLMDRFEKIKADRQKEKL; encoded by the coding sequence ATGTCGGTTTCATTGATTGTTCTGGCCGCAGGCAAAGGCACGCGGATGAATTCGGACCTACCGAAGGTGCTGCACCGTATCGGGGCCGCGCCCTTGCTGCATCATGCGCTTCAGGCCGGTCTTGCCCTTGATCCCGCACAGGTCGTTGTTGTGACCGGCCATGGCGCAAGTCAGGTCGAAAAATCTGCCCGCGCCTTTGATGACGGCGTTGAGGTGGTGCTTCAGGCCGAACAGCTTGGCACAGGTCATGCTGTTGCCCAAGCGGCCCCCTTGCTGGCCAATGCTTCGGGCGACGCGATTGTGCTTTACGGTGACACGCCTTTTGTGCGGGTCGAAACCCTGCAAGCCATGCTTGACGCCCGCGCCCACCACGCGGTTGTCGTCTTGGGGTTTGAGGCCGCCGATCCGGGCCGCTATGGCCGCTTGATTACCACTGGCGACACCTTGGACCGCATCGTTGAATTCAAGGATGCAACGGATGAAGAACGCACCATAACGCTTTGTAATTCTGGCGTCATTTGTGCCGAGGCATCGGTTCTGTTTGATCTGGTCGCACAAGTCGGCAATGAGAATGCCTCGGGTGAATACTATCTGACCGATATCGTGGCGCTGGCGCGTGCCAAGGGGCTTTCTGCCGGCGTGGTGCAATGCGACGAGGCGGAAACCCTTGGCATCAATACCCGCGCGGAACTTGCCCACGCCGAGGCTGCCTTTCAGGCCCGCATGCGCGATCAAGCGGTGGAAAACGGTGTCACGCTTTATGATCCCGCGACGACCTATTTCGCGCTTGATACCGTGATTGGCCGCGATACGACCATTGGCCCGAATGTGGTCTTTGGCCCGCGGGTCACCATTGAATCCGGTGCCGAGATCGCTGCCTTTTGCCATCTTGAGGGCTGCCATATCAGCCGAGGCGCCACCGTTGGCCCCTTTGCCCGCCTGCGCCCGGGCGCCGAGCTGGCCGAGGATGTGCATGTCGGCAATTTCGTCGAGATCAAAAACACCGTTCTGGATGAAGGCGTCAAAGTCGGCCACTTGACCTATCTGGGCGATGCCCATGTGGGCGAGCGTACAAATATCGGCGCAGGCACCATCACTTGCAACTATGACGGCGCGAACAAACACCGCACCGAAATCGGACCGCGCAGCTTCATCGGCTCCAACACTATGCTGGTGGCACCCGTCACGGTTGGGCGCGATGCGATGACGGCCTCGGGTTCGGTTATTACCGCCAATGTCCCGGCCGAGGCGCTTGCCGTGGCCCGTGCGCGTCAAGAAAACAAACCCGGACTGGCCGCGCGCCTGATGGACCGGTTTGAGAAAATCAAAGCTGATCGCCAGAAGGAAAAGCTGTAA